A stretch of bacterium DNA encodes these proteins:
- a CDS encoding glutamate--tRNA ligase family protein, which yields MTHEERGGRGRFAPSTTGRAHPGTLLAALLCWLDARARGGQVALRLEDLDRERTKEGFVDGLRSDLEWFGLDWDTVDLQSEAADRHDAAIEQFVADGLVYACDCSRATVRAAGRLAPDGGHAYPGTCRAQRVTRASWREESRPLRLALPASHVELYDESGADLSGDAARLFGDPILRRRDGATAYHLASILDDAAIGVDRVVRGRDLMPSTLLQVALQRLLGVSTPTYRHHLLFLEQRGEKLSKLHGAVDVQALRARYDAEALCGAIAGFVGLAPPGGRCAPGDLVSGFEWSRVAREDVWLEWQPERGLVRGSDAGAEA from the coding sequence GTGACCCACGAGGAGAGAGGCGGGCGCGGACGATTCGCGCCCTCGACGACGGGGCGGGCGCATCCGGGCACGTTGCTGGCGGCGCTGCTCTGTTGGCTCGACGCGCGCGCGCGTGGCGGCCAGGTCGCTCTCCGACTCGAAGACCTCGACCGGGAACGTACGAAGGAAGGCTTCGTCGACGGGCTGCGAAGCGACCTCGAGTGGTTCGGGCTCGATTGGGACACGGTCGATCTCCAGTCGGAGGCGGCGGACCGTCACGACGCGGCGATCGAGCAGTTCGTCGCGGACGGCCTCGTCTACGCGTGTGACTGCAGTCGCGCGACGGTACGCGCTGCGGGTCGCCTGGCGCCCGACGGCGGCCACGCCTATCCGGGGACGTGCCGTGCGCAGCGCGTGACGCGCGCGTCCTGGCGCGAGGAGTCGCGTCCGCTCCGTCTGGCGCTGCCCGCGTCCCATGTCGAGCTGTACGACGAGAGCGGGGCCGATCTCTCCGGAGATGCTGCCCGCCTCTTCGGTGACCCGATCCTGCGTCGTCGCGACGGCGCGACCGCCTATCACCTGGCCTCGATCCTCGACGATGCGGCGATCGGCGTGGACCGCGTGGTTCGGGGTCGGGACCTGATGCCGTCGACGCTCCTGCAGGTCGCGCTCCAGCGCCTGCTCGGCGTGTCGACACCGACCTATCGCCATCACCTGCTCTTCCTCGAGCAGCGGGGCGAAAAGCTCTCGAAGCTCCACGGGGCGGTCGACGTGCAGGCCCTGCGCGCGCGCTACGACGCGGAGGCGCTTTGCGGAGCGATCGCGGGATTCGTCGGCCTGGCGCCGCCCGGGGGACGTTGTGCGCCGGGAGACCTGGTGTCAGGCTTCGAGTGGAGCCGCGTCGCCAGGGAGGACGTCTGGCTCGAATGGCAACCGGAGCGCGGACTCGTTCGTGGGTCCGACGCAGGAGCAGAGGCTTGA
- a CDS encoding PilZ domain-containing protein — MHTARHDGSTHQRAIALRLSERSVTPRVLEALRALGYVLIDADSGDDCSRARVWLVDAERLDTLPQDGDDDLRVLAIESSDHEEPIDRRVFARTTRPGRLGTVYEMIQRALEQTPRRTPRISTRLSARCIRAERRSIGAVLSLSEGGCLLRTGEALRKGAKLDLQLALPDYGLVSTRAECRYVRSGDAGLAFDAPHDDVRHTIAHFVTCQLARDGLHATVG, encoded by the coding sequence ATGCACACGGCCCGTCACGACGGAAGCACCCATCAGCGAGCCATCGCGCTCCGCCTGTCGGAGCGCAGCGTCACACCGCGCGTGCTCGAAGCCCTCCGTGCGCTCGGCTACGTGTTGATCGACGCGGACTCGGGGGACGACTGCAGTCGCGCGCGCGTCTGGCTGGTCGACGCGGAACGACTCGACACGCTGCCGCAGGACGGGGACGACGACCTGCGCGTCCTCGCCATCGAGTCCTCCGACCACGAGGAACCGATCGATCGGCGCGTGTTCGCACGGACGACACGACCCGGTCGCCTGGGCACGGTCTACGAGATGATCCAGCGTGCCCTCGAGCAGACGCCCCGACGCACGCCGCGTATTTCGACCCGTCTCTCTGCGCGCTGCATCCGCGCGGAGCGTCGGTCGATCGGCGCCGTGCTCTCGCTCTCGGAGGGCGGCTGTCTGCTCCGGACCGGCGAAGCGCTCCGCAAGGGCGCGAAGCTCGACCTGCAGCTCGCGCTCCCGGACTACGGCCTCGTCAGCACCCGAGCCGAATGTCGCTACGTACGGAGCGGGGACGCCGGCCTCGCCTTCGATGCCCCACACGACGACGTGCGCCATACGATCGCGCACTTCGTGACCTGCCAGCTCGCCCGGGACGGTCTCCACGCCACGGTCGGCTAG
- a CDS encoding amidohydrolase family protein, whose translation MDSREAAPVPREATIDLAGRVIVPGLIDAHVHLELDPKLRSPKEQLAVPVAERRAAMARRAAQMLAAGITTTRDCGGGLHLEHALRDRVEDGTRPGPRILCCGQPITTPGGHCHFWGGEVDDDAGIDTKVAAQIEAGSDWIKVMATGGVFTPASRARDTQFDEAGLARVVRAAAAGGRAVAAHCHGTEGIAHAVRAGVRTVEHASFAGPDGFGTALDPDLMREMADRELWVSPTVNAGWGRRIEDEAGTATDFFRRLSACLRAQRAHGIRFIASTDAGIPGVAHHDLVAGLKAFARFADLAPVDVLRAATSESARALGLEDETGRIAPGLSADFLVLDADPLEDLGALDDPEWVVSRGVWWSREERLALTEGRGGFDEAGAS comes from the coding sequence GTGGATTCGCGGGAAGCCGCCCCCGTGCCGCGCGAGGCGACGATCGATCTGGCCGGGCGCGTGATCGTGCCCGGGCTGATCGATGCCCACGTGCATCTCGAGCTCGACCCGAAGCTGAGGAGTCCGAAGGAGCAGCTCGCCGTGCCGGTGGCCGAGCGTCGCGCGGCAATGGCGCGGCGGGCGGCGCAGATGCTGGCCGCCGGGATCACCACGACCCGGGACTGCGGGGGCGGGCTCCATCTCGAACACGCGCTCCGCGACCGGGTCGAAGACGGGACCCGGCCCGGTCCGCGGATCCTGTGCTGTGGCCAGCCGATCACGACGCCCGGGGGCCATTGCCATTTCTGGGGCGGCGAGGTGGACGACGATGCGGGGATCGACACGAAGGTCGCGGCCCAGATCGAGGCGGGGAGCGACTGGATCAAGGTCATGGCGACGGGCGGCGTTTTCACGCCGGCAAGCCGAGCCCGCGACACCCAGTTCGATGAGGCCGGTCTGGCCCGGGTGGTCCGTGCCGCGGCCGCCGGGGGGCGAGCGGTGGCGGCGCATTGCCACGGGACCGAAGGCATCGCCCACGCGGTCCGGGCGGGCGTCCGAACGGTCGAGCACGCGTCGTTCGCGGGCCCCGACGGCTTCGGCACGGCGCTGGATCCGGATCTGATGCGCGAGATGGCCGACCGGGAGCTCTGGGTCTCGCCGACCGTGAACGCCGGGTGGGGCCGGCGGATCGAGGACGAGGCAGGGACGGCGACGGACTTCTTCCGTCGCCTGTCTGCCTGCCTTCGTGCGCAGCGAGCCCACGGGATCCGGTTCATCGCCTCGACCGACGCGGGCATCCCCGGCGTCGCCCATCACGATCTGGTTGCGGGACTGAAGGCGTTCGCGCGCTTCGCGGACCTCGCGCCGGTCGACGTGCTGCGCGCTGCGACGAGCGAGTCGGCCCGGGCGCTCGGACTCGAGGACGAGACCGGCCGGATCGCACCCGGCCTCTCGGCGGATTTCCTCGTCCTCGACGCGGATCCGCTCGAAGACCTCGGTGCGCTCGACGACCCCGAATGGGTCGTGTCGCGAGGGGTGTGGTGGAGTCGCGAGGAGCGCCTGGCGTTGACCGAGGGGCGCGGTGGCTTCGACGAAGCGGGGGCTTCCTAG
- a CDS encoding Stp1/IreP family PP2C-type Ser/Thr phosphatase, translating into MSSASEETKATSVEIASRTDVGRVRQANEDSCEVWGFADGGHLLVVADGMGGHRGGATASRTAIEAIAETFGDGARGKAHETLASAVVSANQRIWGLAQEDPELEGMGTTVVAFHLDAKRRGTVAHVGDSRAYRYRKGRLEALTTDHSVVAEMQRRGLLSADEAAVHPRRNEILRSVGVQEDVDVEVADVEVRGGDRYLLCSDGLSGVVKDEEIAAILQTKTPHEAVEALIDLANERGGPDNITVQVLAVPAEASEGDPEATAPVELTSVGIEAIETRRRQRRRAQQIGTIVLIAGAVVAAWLVWQASRSPSDAAAPARPAAESPSPPPAPDAPLEDRFEIEAPAPRKGIPREGTAP; encoded by the coding sequence ATGAGCAGCGCGTCCGAAGAGACGAAGGCCACCTCGGTCGAGATCGCGTCGCGAACGGACGTCGGACGCGTCCGGCAGGCGAACGAGGACAGCTGCGAAGTCTGGGGATTCGCGGACGGGGGGCATCTCCTGGTCGTCGCGGATGGGATGGGCGGCCACCGCGGCGGAGCCACCGCCAGCCGGACCGCGATCGAGGCCATCGCCGAGACCTTCGGCGACGGGGCACGCGGGAAGGCCCACGAGACCCTCGCGAGCGCCGTCGTCTCCGCGAACCAGCGCATCTGGGGGCTGGCCCAGGAAGACCCCGAGCTCGAGGGGATGGGCACGACCGTCGTCGCCTTCCACCTCGACGCGAAGCGCCGGGGCACGGTCGCCCACGTGGGCGACAGCCGGGCCTACCGCTACCGGAAGGGTCGTCTCGAGGCGCTCACGACCGATCATTCGGTCGTCGCCGAGATGCAGCGGCGGGGCCTCCTCTCCGCCGACGAGGCTGCGGTCCACCCGCGCCGGAACGAGATCCTCCGCTCCGTCGGTGTGCAGGAAGACGTCGACGTCGAAGTCGCGGACGTCGAGGTCCGAGGAGGCGACCGCTACCTCCTCTGCTCCGACGGCCTCTCCGGCGTGGTCAAGGACGAGGAGATCGCGGCGATCCTCCAGACGAAGACCCCGCACGAGGCGGTCGAGGCGCTGATCGACCTCGCGAACGAGCGCGGCGGCCCGGACAACATCACCGTCCAGGTCCTCGCGGTCCCCGCGGAGGCATCCGAAGGCGATCCCGAAGCCACGGCGCCGGTCGAGCTCACGTCCGTGGGCATCGAGGCGATCGAGACCCGCCGCCGACAACGACGGCGCGCCCAGCAGATCGGCACCATCGTGCTGATCGCGGGCGCCGTCGTCGCCGCCTGGCTGGTCTGGCAGGCCTCCCGGTCGCCTTCCGACGCCGCCGCTCCCGCGCGACCCGCCGCCGAATCGCCTTCGCCGCCGCCCGCCCCGGATGCCCCGCTCGAAGACCGCTTCGAGATCGAAGCGCCGGCGCCGCGAAAGGGAATCCCGCGCGAGGGGACGGCCCCCTAG
- a CDS encoding SDR family oxidoreductase — protein sequence MTPSGAPEVGRVAFVSGASRGIGAGVARRFAERGLRLVLCSRSAPALPDGEDVLARALDVRDEAALEALVVDAETRFGHIDLWINNAGVLDPIAKLRDVELDAFREHIDVNLTGVFLGTRCYVRHLRRVAKPGVLINVSSGAATKAYEGWAAYCAGKAAVERLTEVVALEERAIGLRAHAVAPGVVDTAMQTRIRETPEARFPDAPRFHERKRAGAFNSPEYVADELLALAFDPARRTDQVALRLADEAR from the coding sequence GTGACGCCGTCGGGAGCGCCGGAGGTCGGTCGGGTCGCGTTCGTGAGCGGCGCGAGCCGCGGGATCGGTGCCGGGGTCGCGCGGCGCTTCGCGGAACGTGGACTGCGTCTCGTGCTCTGCAGTCGAAGCGCGCCTGCGCTTCCGGACGGCGAGGACGTGCTCGCGAGGGCCCTCGACGTTCGCGACGAGGCGGCCCTCGAAGCGCTCGTCGTCGACGCGGAGACCCGCTTCGGCCACATCGACCTCTGGATCAACAATGCGGGCGTCCTCGATCCGATCGCGAAGCTCCGCGACGTCGAGCTCGACGCGTTCCGCGAGCACATCGACGTGAACCTGACCGGTGTCTTCCTGGGGACGCGATGTTATGTCCGTCATCTCCGGCGGGTGGCGAAGCCTGGCGTCCTGATCAACGTCTCGTCGGGGGCCGCGACGAAGGCCTACGAAGGGTGGGCGGCCTACTGCGCGGGCAAGGCAGCGGTCGAACGGCTGACGGAGGTCGTCGCCCTCGAGGAGCGGGCGATCGGACTCCGCGCTCACGCCGTCGCGCCGGGCGTCGTCGACACGGCCATGCAGACCCGGATCCGGGAGACGCCGGAGGCGCGCTTCCCGGACGCGCCCCGATTCCACGAGCGGAAGCGGGCGGGAGCCTTCAACTCGCCGGAATACGTCGCGGACGAGCTGCTCGCCCTCGCGTTCGATCCGGCGCGCCGGACCGACCAGGTCGCGCTCCGGCTCGCGGACGAGGCGCGCTAG
- a CDS encoding mechanosensitive ion channel family protein, which translates to MDEFLESIGARAGEPVVELIDLAILFGAATLVYFVVRISLVAGLRNLVQSSKTHWDDELVKAGVFGRISHVAPAFVVYYGLNFFPNLPDVLVDGIRRISVAVMILVGALAISSVLEAAQAIYDRHPEYRQRPIKGYLQVVSIVVYLLAGLLILAALMNRSPWIFVSGIGAMTAVLLLVFRDTILSLVASIQIASNDMIRVGDWIEMPDLGADGDVIEVALHTVKVQNWDKTITTIPTHRLIADSFKNWRGMSASGGRRIKRSVSLDLQSVRFLTDEETARFAEWGLLADYMRGKSDELESANAELGSGLPADLRRLTNLGTFRAWVWALLRAHPKIHQTGHTLLVRQLSAGPQGVPIEIYCFSNDTNWIAYEGIQADLFDRILAMVPEFGLRVFQEPAGSDLERLRDGSASAA; encoded by the coding sequence ATGGACGAGTTCCTGGAGAGCATCGGCGCACGGGCGGGAGAGCCCGTGGTGGAGCTGATCGACCTCGCGATCCTCTTCGGCGCCGCGACCCTCGTCTATTTCGTGGTCCGGATCTCCCTCGTCGCGGGTCTGCGCAATCTCGTCCAGAGCTCGAAGACCCACTGGGACGACGAGCTGGTGAAGGCCGGCGTCTTCGGCCGGATCTCGCACGTGGCGCCTGCCTTCGTCGTCTACTACGGGCTGAACTTCTTCCCGAACCTGCCCGACGTGCTCGTCGACGGAATTCGCCGAATCAGCGTCGCGGTCATGATCCTCGTGGGCGCCCTCGCGATCTCGAGCGTGCTCGAGGCGGCGCAGGCGATCTACGACAGGCATCCGGAATATCGCCAGCGACCCATCAAGGGCTACCTCCAGGTCGTCTCGATCGTCGTCTACCTGCTCGCCGGGCTCCTGATCCTGGCGGCCCTCATGAACCGCTCGCCCTGGATCTTCGTCTCGGGCATCGGCGCCATGACCGCGGTCCTCCTGCTCGTCTTCCGGGACACCATCCTCTCGCTCGTCGCGAGCATCCAGATCGCCAGCAACGACATGATCCGCGTGGGCGACTGGATCGAGATGCCGGATCTGGGCGCCGACGGCGACGTGATCGAGGTCGCGCTCCACACGGTCAAGGTCCAGAACTGGGACAAGACGATCACGACGATCCCGACCCACCGGCTGATCGCCGACTCGTTCAAGAACTGGCGCGGGATGTCGGCATCCGGCGGCCGTCGCATCAAACGATCCGTCTCCCTCGACCTGCAGAGCGTGCGCTTCCTGACCGACGAGGAGACGGCGCGCTTCGCCGAGTGGGGGCTGCTCGCGGACTACATGCGCGGGAAGTCCGACGAGCTCGAGAGCGCGAACGCGGAGCTCGGCTCCGGGCTGCCCGCGGATCTGCGGCGCCTCACCAATCTCGGCACCTTCCGCGCCTGGGTCTGGGCGCTGCTGCGGGCACACCCGAAGATCCACCAGACGGGTCACACCCTGCTCGTGCGCCAGCTGTCCGCCGGGCCCCAGGGCGTGCCGATCGAGATCTACTGCTTCTCGAACGACACGAACTGGATCGCCTACGAGGGGATCCAGGCGGATCTCTTCGACCGGATCCTCGCGATGGTCCCGGAGTTCGGGCTGCGCGTCTTCCAGGAGCCCGCGGGCTCGGATCTCGAGCGGCTGCGCGACGGGAGCGCGTCCGCCGCGTGA
- the uvrA gene encoding excinuclease ABC subunit UvrA, translated as MPPAKKTSGTRRTSSRPRRPEELDHIEIRGAREHNLKSVDVDLPKKQLVVMTGVSGSGKSSLAFDTLYAEGQRRYVESLSAYARQFLGQMEKPRYDTIRGLSPTISIEQKTTGNNPRSTVGTITEISDYLRVLWARTGKQHCHECGDRVESQTAEQIAKTLAARGDGTRLVLLAPLLVNRKGEHRELLEEARRAGWLRLRVDGEIVETEGLEALDKRKKHHVEAVIDRLVVKSGIRSRLTESVETALRIGDGQLIASVPREDDETFSETAACGKCGISFPELTPQAFSFNSPQGMCGDCNGLGTRFEIDPDLVVPDPSLAIDEGAVKPWGEDVSQKDGWGSGFRRQILKHLKISTTKPWSKLTDRQRDQILYGTGERRYLVKWTGKGNSGGGQFHTTWEGLIPRLMRRFRDTKSEGMKRWYGKYMANTACTTCHGTRLRIESAAVRVAGRTLVEISGMTVDEARAFFSKIKLTGADLKIAAEVLKEIRSRLDFLGAVGLGYLSLDRAGPSLSGGESQRIRLASQVGSDLTGVIYILDEPSIGLHPRDNARLLETLERMRDIGNTVVVVEHDEETIRAADYVVDFGPGAGVRGGELVHAGTPKSLERAKDSLTGAYLSGRREIAIPASRRVAKGALKIHGARENNLRDLDVEIPLGILTAVTGVSGAGKSTLVNDILYPAAARELHDSTRRVGRHADLSGLEQLDKVIDIDQRPIGRTPRSNPVTYIKVFDEIRRFFAALPESKVHGYKPGRFSFNVKGGRCEACEGDGVRKIEMHFLADVFVRCEQCHGKRFNEATLRVQYKGHSIADVLDLTVAEALEVFSAHPKIRGPLELLERVGLDYVHLGQPSPTLSGGEAQRIKLAKELSKRATGQTLYILDEPTTGLHFEDVRKLLAVLDELVEAGNSVVVIEHNLDVIKTADWLIDVGPEGGPDGGEIVACGTPEEVAKVKASHTGRSLKPIFTAARGSKARKRRSA; from the coding sequence ATGCCCCCCGCGAAGAAGACCTCCGGAACCCGCCGAACCTCGTCCCGCCCCCGACGCCCCGAAGAGCTCGACCACATCGAGATCCGGGGCGCACGCGAGCACAACCTGAAGTCCGTCGACGTCGACCTGCCGAAGAAGCAGCTCGTCGTGATGACCGGCGTCTCGGGCTCGGGCAAGTCGAGCCTCGCCTTCGACACGCTCTACGCCGAGGGCCAGCGACGCTACGTCGAGAGCCTCTCCGCCTACGCCCGACAGTTCCTCGGGCAGATGGAGAAGCCGCGCTACGACACGATCCGCGGTCTCTCGCCCACGATCTCGATCGAACAGAAGACGACGGGCAACAACCCCCGCTCGACGGTCGGGACGATCACCGAGATCTCCGACTATCTCCGGGTCCTCTGGGCCCGGACCGGCAAGCAGCACTGCCACGAATGTGGCGACCGCGTCGAGAGCCAGACCGCGGAGCAGATCGCCAAGACCCTCGCCGCCCGCGGCGACGGCACGCGCCTCGTCCTGCTCGCCCCGCTCCTCGTGAACCGCAAGGGCGAACACCGGGAGCTGCTCGAAGAAGCGCGACGCGCCGGCTGGCTCCGTCTTCGCGTCGACGGCGAGATCGTCGAGACGGAGGGTCTCGAGGCCCTCGACAAGCGCAAGAAGCACCACGTCGAGGCCGTGATCGACCGGCTCGTCGTGAAGTCCGGGATCCGGAGCCGGCTGACCGAGTCCGTCGAGACGGCGCTCCGGATCGGCGACGGCCAGCTGATCGCGAGCGTTCCGCGCGAGGACGACGAAACCTTCTCCGAGACCGCCGCCTGCGGAAAGTGCGGAATCTCGTTCCCCGAGCTCACCCCGCAGGCCTTCTCCTTCAACAGTCCCCAGGGCATGTGCGGCGACTGCAACGGTCTCGGCACGCGCTTCGAGATCGATCCCGACCTCGTCGTGCCCGACCCGTCCCTCGCGATCGACGAGGGCGCGGTCAAGCCCTGGGGCGAGGACGTCTCCCAGAAGGACGGCTGGGGCAGCGGCTTCCGGCGCCAGATCCTGAAGCACCTGAAGATCAGCACGACGAAGCCCTGGTCGAAGTTGACCGACAGGCAGCGCGACCAGATCCTCTACGGAACCGGCGAGCGTCGCTACCTCGTCAAGTGGACGGGCAAGGGCAACAGCGGTGGCGGTCAGTTCCACACGACCTGGGAGGGACTGATTCCGCGGCTCATGCGCCGCTTCCGCGACACCAAGTCCGAAGGCATGAAGCGCTGGTACGGCAAGTACATGGCGAACACCGCCTGCACGACCTGCCACGGCACCCGCCTGCGGATCGAGAGCGCCGCCGTCCGCGTCGCCGGACGGACCCTCGTCGAGATCTCCGGCATGACCGTCGACGAGGCGCGCGCCTTCTTCTCGAAGATCAAGCTGACCGGGGCGGACCTGAAGATCGCCGCCGAGGTCCTGAAGGAGATCCGCTCGCGGCTCGACTTCCTGGGCGCGGTTGGTCTCGGCTATCTCTCCCTCGATCGCGCGGGTCCGTCCCTCTCGGGCGGCGAGTCCCAGCGCATCCGGCTCGCCAGCCAGGTCGGCTCCGATCTCACGGGCGTGATCTACATCCTCGACGAGCCGTCGATCGGGCTCCATCCGCGGGACAACGCGCGCCTCCTCGAGACCCTCGAACGCATGCGCGACATCGGGAATACCGTCGTCGTGGTCGAGCACGACGAGGAGACGATCCGCGCCGCCGACTACGTCGTCGACTTCGGTCCGGGGGCCGGCGTTCGTGGCGGCGAGCTCGTCCATGCCGGCACGCCGAAGAGCCTCGAACGCGCGAAGGACTCGCTGACCGGGGCCTACCTCTCCGGTCGGCGGGAGATCGCGATCCCCGCGTCGCGCCGCGTCGCGAAGGGGGCGCTCAAGATCCATGGCGCCCGAGAGAACAACCTGCGCGACCTCGACGTCGAGATCCCGCTCGGGATCCTCACCGCCGTAACCGGCGTCTCCGGCGCGGGCAAGTCGACCCTCGTGAACGACATCCTCTATCCGGCCGCCGCCCGCGAGCTCCACGACAGCACGCGTCGGGTCGGACGGCACGCCGATCTGTCCGGCCTCGAACAGCTCGACAAGGTGATCGACATCGACCAGCGCCCGATCGGTCGGACGCCGCGCAGCAACCCCGTGACCTACATCAAGGTCTTCGACGAGATCCGCCGCTTCTTCGCGGCGCTGCCGGAGAGCAAGGTCCACGGCTACAAGCCCGGTCGCTTCTCGTTCAACGTGAAGGGCGGTCGCTGCGAGGCCTGCGAAGGCGACGGCGTGCGGAAGATCGAGATGCACTTCCTCGCCGACGTCTTCGTCCGATGCGAGCAGTGCCACGGCAAGCGCTTCAACGAGGCGACCCTGCGTGTGCAGTACAAGGGGCACTCGATCGCGGACGTGCTCGACCTGACGGTCGCCGAGGCCCTCGAGGTGTTCTCGGCGCACCCGAAGATCCGGGGCCCGCTCGAGCTCCTCGAGCGCGTCGGCCTCGACTACGTCCATCTCGGCCAGCCCTCGCCCACCCTCTCCGGCGGCGAGGCCCAGCGGATCAAGCTCGCGAAGGAGCTGTCGAAGCGCGCGACGGGCCAGACCCTCTACATCCTCGACGAACCGACGACGGGCCTGCACTTCGAGGACGTGCGGAAGCTCCTCGCCGTCCTCGACGAGCTCGTGGAGGCGGGCAACAGCGTCGTCGTGATCGAGCACAACCTCGACGTGATCAAGACGGCGGACTGGCTGATCGACGTCGGGCCGGAGGGCGGCCCGGACGGGGGCGAGATCGTCGCCTGCGGCACGCCCGAGGAGGTCGCGAAGGTCAAGGCGTCGCACACGGGCCGGAGCCTGAAGCCGATCTTCACCGCTGCGCGAGGGTCGAAGGCGCGAAAGCGAAGATCCGCATGA
- a CDS encoding GNAT family N-acetyltransferase: MILRPLRVDDEGEATRAQEQMLREDWPFLLGYTIGDDFEAYVSRTDALNQGNEPWTEGGVPGWFFVAEDEGKIVGRLSLRRELNAYLRQFGGHLGYGVLPDARGRGYAKAMLREGLRILRAAGTETALLTCDEDNPASRRVIESQGGRLLGLFPGEKVGAPRKCHFVFGDGELEVTR, encoded by the coding sequence ATGATCCTTCGGCCTCTGCGTGTCGACGACGAAGGGGAGGCGACCCGCGCTCAGGAGCAGATGCTTCGCGAGGATTGGCCCTTCCTTCTCGGATACACGATCGGCGACGACTTCGAGGCCTACGTCTCACGGACGGATGCCCTCAACCAGGGCAACGAACCGTGGACCGAGGGCGGCGTTCCGGGTTGGTTCTTCGTCGCCGAGGACGAGGGGAAGATCGTCGGGCGGCTGTCGCTGCGGCGAGAGCTGAATGCGTATCTCCGCCAGTTCGGCGGGCATCTCGGCTACGGCGTCCTGCCGGATGCTCGAGGTCGGGGCTACGCGAAGGCGATGCTCCGGGAGGGGCTGCGGATCCTTCGCGCCGCCGGCACGGAGACGGCGCTCCTCACCTGCGACGAAGACAACCCCGCGTCCCGTCGCGTGATCGAGAGCCAGGGGGGGCGATTGCTCGGCCTCTTCCCCGGCGAGAAGGTCGGCGCACCGCGGAAGTGTCACTTCGTGTTCGGAGACGGAGAGCTCGAGGTCACGCGCTAG
- a CDS encoding phospholipase, producing the protein MGDEASVQQAFGESVGRLGPALLVGVDALEKAFRRLHPPAFASLQAALTEPLANLEAARGAFAEAALPDPSLVEFQADLLGAAEWTASALGRFVDPGDEGTMGVLKAMHDHARAQARLYPLRLALPPISAWFAESFRHGELDALEKPDGSDAKVGLFRSGETDARGGFDLYVPESYDGSEAWPLVVALHGGSGNGADFLWTWLREARSRRFLLLSPTSRGSTWSFAAPDVDAGPLRDRVAWVSSEWKVDADHVLLTGLSDGGTMTGLVGLGADGPFTHLAPACGALHAVPQALGDLGRAQGKPIYLVHGALDWMFPVEAAREAAAAFEDAGAALVYREIEDLSHTYPREENARIIEWFDPRRRTPA; encoded by the coding sequence ATGGGCGACGAGGCCTCGGTCCAGCAGGCATTCGGAGAATCGGTCGGGCGTCTCGGCCCCGCGCTGCTGGTCGGCGTCGACGCTCTCGAGAAGGCGTTCCGCCGCCTGCATCCCCCTGCGTTCGCCTCGCTCCAGGCCGCCCTGACCGAGCCCCTCGCGAATCTGGAAGCCGCGCGGGGCGCGTTCGCCGAGGCCGCGCTCCCGGATCCCTCGCTGGTGGAGTTCCAGGCCGATCTGCTGGGCGCCGCGGAGTGGACTGCGAGCGCGCTCGGTCGCTTCGTCGATCCCGGCGACGAGGGGACGATGGGCGTGCTGAAGGCGATGCACGATCACGCCCGGGCGCAGGCGCGGCTCTATCCGCTCCGCCTCGCGCTGCCGCCGATCTCGGCCTGGTTCGCGGAGTCCTTCCGGCACGGCGAGCTCGACGCGCTCGAGAAGCCGGACGGGAGCGACGCGAAGGTCGGGCTCTTCCGGTCCGGCGAAACCGACGCGCGGGGCGGCTTCGATCTCTACGTGCCCGAGAGCTACGACGGGAGCGAGGCGTGGCCGCTCGTCGTCGCCCTCCACGGCGGATCGGGGAATGGCGCCGACTTCCTCTGGACCTGGCTCCGGGAGGCGCGCAGTCGGCGCTTCCTGCTCCTTTCGCCGACGTCGCGGGGCTCGACGTGGTCCTTCGCCGCGCCGGACGTCGACGCGGGTCCGCTCCGGGACAGGGTCGCGTGGGTGTCGAGCGAGTGGAAGGTGGACGCGGACCACGTGCTGCTCACCGGACTGAGCGACGGCGGGACGATGACCGGGCTCGTCGGCCTCGGCGCGGACGGACCGTTCACCCATCTCGCGCCGGCGTGCGGCGCTCTGCACGCCGTGCCGCAGGCCCTCGGTGATCTCGGTCGTGCGCAGGGCAAGCCGATCTATCTCGTGCACGGCGCGCTCGACTGGATGTTTCCCGTCGAGGCGGCTCGGGAGGCCGCGGCCGCGTTCGAGGACGCCGGTGCCGCGCTCGTCTATCGCGAGATCGAGGATCTCTCGCACACCTATCCGCGCGAAGAGAATGCGCGGATCATCGAGTGGTTCGATCCACGGCGAAGGACGCCCGCCTAG